One genomic window of Caenorhabditis elegans chromosome I includes the following:
- the Y48G1C.12 gene encoding Anaphase-promoting complex subunit 10 (Confirmed by transcript evidence) produces the protein MECDETKLSDGASGWVPSIPTDIDSKDTPLLDISSQAIWALSSCKSGFGIDELLSDSVEKYWQSDGPQPHTILLEFQKKTDVAMMMFYLDFKNDESYTPSKIQVKMGSSHQDIFFRQTQTFNEPQGWTFIDLRDKNGKPNRVFWLQVQVIQNHQNGRDTHIRHVRVLGPQRSRVSTTNRIFTGEPHGPIPDKNITNFDDEDFANFIDHSLVHLSLR, from the exons ATGGAGTGCGACGAGACAAAGCTGAGCGACGGCGCAAGCGGCTGGGTGCCGAGTATCCCGACAGATATCGATTCAAAAGACACACCGTTGCTCGATATATCTTCTCAGGCGATTTGGGCGCTTTCCAGTTGTAAAAGCG GATTCGGCATCGACGAGCTCCTATCCGACAGTGTTGAGAAATATTGGCAAAGCGATGGCCCGCAGCCGCACACGATTCTTCTAGAATTCCAGAAAAAGACCGACGTGGCTATGATGATGTTCtatttggattttaaaaacGACGAGTCTTATACACCGTCAAA aattcaAGTAAAAATGGGTTCATCTCACCAGGATATATTTTTCCGTCAAACACAAACATTCAACGAGCCCCAGGGATGGACATTTATCGATTTACGCGACAAAAATGGGAAACCGAATCGCGTTTTTTGGCTTCAAGTACAAGTTATTCAGAATCATCAAAATGGGAGAGATACTCATATAAG GCACGTTCGAGTCCTTGGACCCCAGCGATCTCGTGTCTCCACAACGAATCGAATATTCACCGGAGAACCACACGGACCGATTCCCGATAAAAATATCACTAATTTCGACGACGAggattttgccaattttatcGATCACTCACTTGTTCACTTATCACTTCGTTAA
- the pgs-1 gene encoding CDP-diacylglycerol--glycerol-3-phosphate 3-phosphatidyltransferase (Confirmed by transcript evidence) gives MKLYIFDDNVLISGANLSDSYFTNRTDRYFLFRNCKPLADFFHEIINVVADSSFIVENEQLVPSPKCDVHPYLGSAHLYREMLKTRVNRVIEKYKESRKTSSNCMSADTWIYPVLQMGLLGIHQEFEFLQKLFSLKNPELKMTMASGYFNFIRDYEESILKEGDYHLDILTASPFANGFFESNGFSKYIPPLYSNISDQFLRKREINGRLNVKMFEYRREEWTFHAKGLWAEHNNQLMTLIGSSNYGYRSVHRDLEAQVMVVTRNPTLIDRLKDEKNLLFEYSSILDMAALQQPEHHIPPLVRVISRLIRSFL, from the exons atgaaattatacatttttgatgaCAATGTATTGATTAGTgg AGCAAATTTGTCGGATTCTTATTTTACTAATCGAACGGATCGATATTTTCTATTCAGAAATTGCAAACCATTGGCAGATTTCTTCCACGAAATTATCAATGTTGTTG ccgacTCGAGCTTCATTGTCGAAAATGAGCAACTGGTGCCGAGCCCAAAATGTGATGTGCACCCATATTTAG gcTCCGCTCATCTCTACCGAGAAATGCTCAAAACACGTGTGAATCGAGTTAtcgaaaaatacaaagaaTCGCGAAAAACGTCGTCGAATTGCATGTCTGCTGACACGTGGATTTACCCCGTTTTACAAATGGGGCTTTTGGGAATTCATCaggagtttgaatttttgcaaaaacttttctcactgaaaaatcCGGAGCTCAAAATGACGATGGCTTCgggatatttcaattttattcgaGATTATGAGGAATCGATTCTGAAAGAAGGAGATTATCATTTGGATATTCTTACAGCTTCTCCtttt gcGAACGGATTCTTCGAATCAAATGGCTTCTCGAAATATATTCCACCACTATATTCCAACATTTCTGATCAATTTCTTCGAAAACGAGAAATCAACGGCCGATTGAATGTAAAAATGTTCGAATATCGAAGAGAAGAATGGACATTTCATGCAAAAGGTCTTTGGGCAGAACATAATAATCAATTAATGACATTAATTGGCTCATCAAATTACGGTTATCGATCGGTTCATCGAGATCTTGAAGCTCAAGTGATGGTTGTTACAAGAAATCCGACACTTATCGATCGATTgaaagatgagaaaaatcTATTATTCGAATATTCATCGATACTTGACATGGCTGCACTTCAACAACCGGAACATCATATTCCACCATTAGTTCGAGTTATTTCACGTCTTATTCGGAGTTTTTTGTAg
- the txt-7 gene encoding transcellular chaperone signaling (x)cross tissue (Partially confirmed by transcript evidence;~Product from WormBase gene class txt), which translates to MRSKRWKTSDITDYGKKRKESESCGSSSPILETQSSGGAELDEVTEDEYSSNSSSNETSDEEENSEVPNVLSITEREKSWQKLTENDLGRIRFILKYTSNTKKCVNEYFQYNHGQNNEIMKSLLLDTDGTMTAKACSECAYDLNQCHCKKPLRFINAPCEVINQVLHVENAEPTRINHVIATLFRNHIGEIFTKARTAEARASEEAQIRIQIQDNSNAFQRSYHNDPQPSSAEEHEEDIVVDG; encoded by the exons ATGAGATCGAAACGATGGAAAACCTCGGATATTACTGATTATGgaaagaagagaaaagaaTCGGAAAGTTGTGGATCAAGTTCACCGATTCTCGAAACACAGTCATCTGGCGGTGCGGAACTTGACGAAGTTACTGAGGATGAATATTCTAGTAATTCGAGCAGTAATGAAACTAGCGACGAAGAGGAAAACTCAGAAGTACCAAATGTCTTATCTATAACAGAAAGAG agaaaagttggcaaaagttAACGGAAAACGATTTGGGACGAATTCGTTTCATCTTGAAGTACACTAGCAATACTAAAAAATGCGTGAACGAGTATTTTCAATATAATCATGGGCAAAACaatgaaattatgaaaagtctATTATTGGATACCGATGGAACTATGACTGCAAAGGCTTGTTCGGAATGTGCCTACGATTTGAATCA GTGCCACTGCAAAAAACCGCTTCGCTTCATCAATGCTCCGTGTG AGGTCATCAACCAAGTTCTTCATGTTGAAAATGCGGAGCCCACCAGGATCAACCATGTAATCGCAACACTCTTCCGGAATCACATTGGCGAGATTTT CACAAAGGCTCGAACTGCGGAAGCTCGCGCATCTGAAGAAGCTCAAATCAGGATTCAAATCCAAGACAACTCGAACGCATTCCAAAGATCGTATCATAACGATCCACAACCTTCATCAGCCGAAGAACATGAGGAAGATATCGTGGTGGATGGCTGA
- the pgs-1 gene encoding CDP-diacylglycerol--glycerol-3-phosphate 3-phosphatidyltransferase (Confirmed by transcript evidence), whose protein sequence is MEIPDPELPGIPIDPQDLEILDTPTRFYEKLLELTASTERRLALCSLYLGEGDLEKNLIAAIRERSEKSEIEVTILLDFLRGTRTNSSGESSVTVLKPISEKSKIYLFHTPELSGLVKRVLPQRADEIIGLQHMKLYIFDDNVLISGANLSDSYFTNRTDRYFLFRNCKPLADFFHEIINVVADSSFIVENEQLVPSPKCDVHPYLGSAHLYREMLKTRVNRVIEKYKESRKTSSNCMSADTWIYPVLQMGLLGIHQEFEFLQKLFSLKNPELKMTMASGYFNFIRDYEESILKEGDYHLDILTASPFANGFFESNGFSKYIPPLYSNISDQFLRKREINGRLNVKMFEYRREEWTFHAKGLWAEHNNQLMTLIGSSNYGYRSVHRDLEAQVMVVTRNPTLIDRLKDEKNLLFEYSSILDMAALQQPEHHIPPLVRVISRLIRSFL, encoded by the exons ATGGAAATTCCCGATCCCGAACTGCCGGGAATACCGATTGATCCGCAAGATTTGGAGATTCTAGACACGCCCACACGGTTTTACGAGAAGCTTTTA gaattaACTGCATCAACCGAACGGCGTCTCGCATTGTGTAGTCTGTATTTGGGCGAAGGAgatctcgaaaaaaatctgatcgCTGCGATCCGAGAAAGATCCGAAAAATCCGAGATTGAAGTGACGATTCTGTTGGATTTTTTGCGCGGAACACGGACCAATTCAAGCGGCGAAAGTAGTGTAACAGTGCTGAAACCTATTTCGGAAAAGtcaaaa ATATATCTCTTCCACACACCGGAGCTTAGTGGCTTAGTAAAACGAGTTCTTCCACAGCGAGCCGACGAGATTATCGGTCTCCAGCACatgaaattatacatttttgatgaCAATGTATTGATTAGTgg AGCAAATTTGTCGGATTCTTATTTTACTAATCGAACGGATCGATATTTTCTATTCAGAAATTGCAAACCATTGGCAGATTTCTTCCACGAAATTATCAATGTTGTTG ccgacTCGAGCTTCATTGTCGAAAATGAGCAACTGGTGCCGAGCCCAAAATGTGATGTGCACCCATATTTAG gcTCCGCTCATCTCTACCGAGAAATGCTCAAAACACGTGTGAATCGAGTTAtcgaaaaatacaaagaaTCGCGAAAAACGTCGTCGAATTGCATGTCTGCTGACACGTGGATTTACCCCGTTTTACAAATGGGGCTTTTGGGAATTCATCaggagtttgaatttttgcaaaaacttttctcactgaaaaatcCGGAGCTCAAAATGACGATGGCTTCgggatatttcaattttattcgaGATTATGAGGAATCGATTCTGAAAGAAGGAGATTATCATTTGGATATTCTTACAGCTTCTCCtttt gcGAACGGATTCTTCGAATCAAATGGCTTCTCGAAATATATTCCACCACTATATTCCAACATTTCTGATCAATTTCTTCGAAAACGAGAAATCAACGGCCGATTGAATGTAAAAATGTTCGAATATCGAAGAGAAGAATGGACATTTCATGCAAAAGGTCTTTGGGCAGAACATAATAATCAATTAATGACATTAATTGGCTCATCAAATTACGGTTATCGATCGGTTCATCGAGATCTTGAAGCTCAAGTGATGGTTGTTACAAGAAATCCGACACTTATCGATCGATTgaaagatgagaaaaatcTATTATTCGAATATTCATCGATACTTGACATGGCTGCACTTCAACAACCGGAACATCATATTCCACCATTAGTTCGAGTTATTTCACGTCTTATTCGGAGTTTTTTGTAg
- the sesn-1 gene encoding Sestrin homolog (Confirmed by transcript evidence): MHTTTKRRKAMDWLNFDPIPEVDRLFRFTCKHPTLHVHMTGSYGHMFVDISDLPASARHYLALMAASRHRCLSLMDHHRRKFLEKGGQQMWLLGIDWSYMKFRKLDYLNRMLCHRPWMIHWKNLAVLFARRTPDGGPAFFSVCSLHHAVGIMSMTHAMCTVICCIGLERRVDLTQDEIDFLNIDDLDYWEARMSAYFRKVPDRRPTEVEYLISELKKTEKGQTRPPAKMCAMTTETIESLISAPAATYSSNRKNYSPVLLLANIDENGEDIMEKEPPCNYPIYSHHRTFGYIDFRKRPEKDIPPFRVEEFGWDHVYNTMNEYTDTLTSRLDRMFDHIRTLTGNMPSGSSHASGDGEPPAAVNQNEIDTAAFREAIWNYTQGLYGVRVDDYDYSKINRVLDKGTKTFIKLAACYPHKLTTEFTRALPGFKDSEKIHVVMMVAMARFQASMFHYTRAVCNYNAMCLSKKGWRKPLD, from the exons ATGCACACTACAACTAAAAGACGAAAAGCCATGGATTGGCTCAATTTTGATCCGATTCCAGAAGTTGATCg ATTATTCCGTTTCACATGTAAACACCCAACTCTACATGTTCATATGACAGGAAGTTATGGCCATATGTTCGTTGATATAAGTGATCTACCAGCTTCGGCTCGTCATTATCTTGCACTAATGGCTGCATCACGTCACAGATGCCTATCACTTATGGATCATCATCGTcgcaaatttctggaaaaggGTGGACAACAAATGTGGTTGTTGGGCATTGATTGGTCATacatgaaatttcgaaaattggattATTTGAATCGAATGCTCTGTCATAGACCATGGATGattcattggaaaaatctagcg gtgCTCTTCGCTCGCCGCACGCCAGACGGTGGTCCTGCGTTTTTCTCGGTTTGCTCTCTCCACCACGCCGTCGGAATAATGTCAATGACTCACGCAATGTGCACAGTTATATGCTGTATTGGATTGGAACGTCGTGTTGATTTGACACAAGATGAGATTGATTTCCTTAATATCGATGATCTCGACTATTGGGAGGCGAGAATGTCGGCCTATTTCCGAAAAGTCCCAGATCGTCGGCCAACTGAAGTCGAATATTTGATCAGTGAGCTGAAAAAGACGGAAAAAGGACAAACTAGGCCACCAGCGAAGATGTGTGCAATGACTACTGAAACTATTGAATCATTAATTAGTGCTCCTGCAGCAACATATAGTTCCAATCGGAAAAACTACTCGCCTGTACTTCTTCTTGCAAATATCGATGAAAATGGAGAAGATATTATGGAAAAAGAGCCGCCGTGTAATTATCCAATTTACTCGCATCATCGAACATTTGGATATATTGATTTTAGAAAGCGACCTGAAAAGGATATTCCGCCATTCCGAGTTGAAGAATTTGGATGGGATCATGTTTATAATACGATGAATGAGTATACGGATACACTGACGTCACGGCTTGATCGAATGTTCGATCATATTCGGACTCTTACTGGCAATAT gccaTCCGGCTCATCCCATGCATCTGGAGACGGAGAACCACCAGCCGCCGTGAATCAGAATGAAATTGACACTGCTGCATTCCGTGAAGCAATTTGGAACTATACTCAAGGATTATATGGTGTTCGAGTCGATGATTATgattattcgaaaattaatcGAGTACTTGACAAAGGAACTAAAACTTTCATTAAACTGGCAGCTTGCTATCCACATAAATTGACAACTGAATTCACGAGAGCTCTGCCAGGATTTAAGGATTCGGAAAAG atccacGTGGTAATGATGGTAGCGATGGCTCGTTTCCAGGCTTCAATGTTCCATTATACACGTGCTGTGTGTAACTATAATGCAATGTGCCTCTCGAAAAAAGGATGGAGAAAGCCTTTGGATTGA